From the Candidatus Brocadia sp. genome, one window contains:
- a CDS encoding DUF4070 domain-containing protein translates to MNILLIYPEFPDTFWSFKHALKFIRKKASFPPLGLLTVAAMLPSEWSKRLVDVNVTRLTDEDLAWADYAFISSMVVQRTSARYIIRRCKGADVKVVAGGPLFTSEHEQFEDADHFVLNEAEMTLPSFLEDLKNNCARRVYSTSHFADIQKTPAPLWELADLRQYASMSIQYSRGCPYHCEFCNVTSLFGRNPRTKTAEQIVAELDSFYRLGWRGPVFFVDDNLIGNKKDLKNELLPALIKWQREHVSIPFHTEVSINLADDESLMQMMSEAGFDAVFVGIETPDTDSLAECNKKQNKNRNLIEDVRRIQRAGLQVQAGFIVGFDNDTPSIFQRQIDFIQKSGIVSAMIGLLQAPAGTKLYERLKREGRLLGQMSGDNVDGTTNIIPTMDIDTFREGYKNILKYIYSPENYYQRIKTFFREYKAPKIKARFTFNHILALFRAIYHLGILGNERVQFWKLLLWTYFHRRELLPLSITLAVYGYHFRKVSKLHVL, encoded by the coding sequence ATGAATATACTATTGATATACCCTGAGTTCCCCGATACATTTTGGAGTTTCAAACACGCACTTAAGTTCATACGCAAAAAGGCATCCTTTCCACCACTAGGACTCCTGACAGTTGCCGCCATGCTACCATCAGAGTGGTCAAAACGCTTGGTCGACGTCAATGTGACAAGGCTCACGGATGAAGATCTGGCATGGGCGGATTATGCGTTTATCAGCAGTATGGTTGTACAAAGAACATCTGCCCGGTATATTATCAGGCGTTGTAAGGGAGCTGATGTCAAAGTGGTTGCCGGAGGTCCTTTGTTCACGAGCGAGCATGAACAATTTGAGGATGCCGATCATTTCGTACTCAATGAAGCAGAGATGACCCTGCCATCTTTTTTGGAAGACCTGAAGAATAATTGCGCAAGGCGCGTCTATAGCACATCTCATTTTGCAGACATTCAAAAAACTCCAGCACCTCTTTGGGAATTAGCCGATCTGAGGCAATACGCCTCGATGAGCATACAGTACTCCCGTGGTTGTCCATACCACTGCGAGTTCTGCAATGTGACTTCATTGTTTGGACGAAATCCACGGACTAAAACTGCCGAACAAATTGTTGCCGAGCTGGACAGTTTCTATCGTTTGGGGTGGCGCGGCCCCGTATTCTTTGTAGATGATAATCTCATCGGGAACAAAAAAGACCTCAAGAACGAATTGCTGCCTGCTTTAATCAAATGGCAAAGAGAACATGTGTCAATACCGTTTCACACCGAAGTTTCCATCAACCTGGCCGATGATGAATCCCTGATGCAAATGATGTCTGAAGCAGGATTCGACGCGGTTTTTGTGGGGATTGAGACGCCGGATACTGATAGCCTTGCTGAATGCAACAAAAAACAGAACAAAAACCGTAATCTGATCGAAGACGTGCGGCGTATTCAGCGGGCCGGATTGCAAGTACAAGCAGGCTTTATCGTGGGCTTTGACAATGACACGCCATCCATCTTCCAGCGACAAATTGATTTTATTCAGAAGAGTGGGATTGTGTCGGCGATGATTGGCCTGCTTCAGGCTCCGGCTGGGACAAAGCTATATGAGCGTCTAAAGCGAGAGGGACGTTTGCTTGGACAGATGTCGGGGGATAATGTAGACGGTACAACAAACATTATTCCTACCATGGACATTGATACATTCCGGGAAGGATATAAAAATATATTGAAATACATTTATTCCCCAGAAAACTATTATCAGCGCATAAAAACCTTCTTTCGGGAATATAAAGCGCCAAAGATCAAAGCTCGATTTACATTCAATCATATCCTGGCGTTATTTCGTGCCATCTACCATCTCGGCATCCTTGGCAATGAACGTGTCCAATTTTGGAAACTCTTGTTATGGACGTACTTTCACCGTCGCGAATTATTACCACTGTCTATTACCCTTGCAGTTTATGGATACCACTTCCGCAAAGTCAGTAAATTACACGTCCTTTAA
- a CDS encoding rhomboid family intramembrane serine protease: MIPIRDRNPSGTFPLVTISIIFTNVVVFLIELSAGPRLDSLLFQFGIVPIKVSYSAEIPDSTFVNTYFPFLSYMFFHGGFVHLIGNMWYLWIFGDNIEDTLGRFKFILFYFLCGIGSAMVHVYANSQSGIPCVGASGAIAGVLGAYMVTFPRARVLVIIPLFIIWEMLELPAIFVLGFWFLIQFFSGAAAISAVQEGGGVAWWAHIGGFVLGIILIKIFPKLRYRHDKTR; the protein is encoded by the coding sequence ATGATACCTATCCGCGATCGAAATCCTTCAGGAACCTTTCCACTTGTTACGATTAGTATTATTTTCACAAATGTTGTGGTCTTTCTCATTGAACTTTCAGCAGGCCCCAGGCTGGACTCACTCCTGTTCCAATTCGGTATTGTCCCCATCAAAGTATCCTATTCGGCTGAAATCCCGGATTCCACTTTTGTAAATACCTATTTCCCTTTCCTGAGTTACATGTTTTTTCACGGAGGGTTTGTTCACCTTATCGGAAATATGTGGTATTTATGGATCTTTGGGGACAACATTGAGGATACGCTCGGGCGCTTCAAATTCATCCTTTTTTATTTTCTTTGTGGGATTGGGTCTGCCATGGTACACGTTTATGCCAACAGTCAGTCAGGAATTCCATGCGTGGGGGCAAGCGGGGCAATCGCTGGTGTGCTTGGCGCTTATATGGTTACCTTTCCAAGGGCAAGGGTATTAGTGATTATACCCCTGTTTATCATCTGGGAGATGTTGGAGTTACCCGCCATCTTTGTATTGGGCTTTTGGTTCCTTATCCAGTTTTTTAGTGGCGCAGCTGCTATTTCCGCAGTCCAGGAGGGAGGTGGTGTGGCATGGTGGGCACATATCGGTGGGTTTGTTTTAGGCATAATTCTCATAAAAATATTTCCCAAATTACGTTATCGTCATGATAAAACCAGATAA
- a CDS encoding N-acetylmuramoyl-L-alanine amidase produces the protein MRFKGKIYICLAFLAIIYLSGCYTPPTFKPITTTTMKPPKKEVPYINSQLDRYFVRDWKYIVIHHSASVSGCAAEFDKYHREKRGWENGLGYHFVIGNGNGSSDGKIEIGNRWVTQIDGAHAGVQEYNHYGIGICLVGNFNESYPTGSQMASLSALVAYLQERCHIPSENIIMHRHFRETECPGRNFPYYKLLAKTTRW, from the coding sequence ATGCGATTTAAGGGAAAAATTTATATTTGCCTGGCTTTTCTTGCCATTATTTATTTATCTGGTTGCTATACCCCACCTACTTTCAAACCAATAACGACAACAACCATGAAACCCCCAAAAAAGGAAGTACCCTATATTAATAGTCAGTTGGATCGCTATTTTGTACGCGACTGGAAATACATTGTTATCCATCACAGCGCCTCGGTGTCGGGCTGTGCCGCTGAATTTGACAAGTATCACAGGGAGAAAAGGGGCTGGGAAAATGGCTTGGGATACCATTTTGTAATAGGCAATGGAAATGGTTCCAGTGACGGAAAGATTGAGATCGGTAACAGATGGGTAACCCAGATAGATGGCGCACATGCAGGCGTACAGGAATACAATCATTACGGTATCGGGATATGCCTGGTCGGAAACTTCAACGAATCCTATCCAACGGGATCACAGATGGCCTCACTTTCGGCACTGGTAGCGTATCTCCAAGAGCGATGCCACATCCCTTCCGAAAACATTATCATGCATAGACATTTCAGGGAAACAGAGTGTCCCGGAAGAAATTTCCCCTATTATAAATTACTTGCAAAAACCACCCGATGGTAA
- a CDS encoding HAMP domain-containing protein yields the protein MISIRIKLILFTSMLVIIIGALSCLFFLSHAKRQQKDALKRLGTSLVMLLVQDNEVKHALRSIQPAFLDAPIHRVRELDSEDEIGYLRISNSQTVMFEEKAPWVNVDMKKIPFRKDYQNPVTTFSRTVWTRGGLRIVDEPSQTSEALLFSCITMDSGEVFCDFAAPIFEKQTFSEEEFAAQILGEEGVTKEKGQQILGFVQIGLSHRKLVERIQKIIWQSIIPLGVFIVFGGICVTFFLTRYIVSPLRHMASITLDIAKGDFTRTVDIHSQDEIGQLSTNFNQMTRSLRGLCDEKEKIMNQLREHVHSLCHANKELQEAQERLVRSEKLAAVGKLASGVGHELRNPLGAIRNSLFIIKKKIPGTGVPTDTQKVNQLLEIIERETERSIKIVNDLLGFSRAAKPTVSPTKIHSIIESSLSRLKISEKIKRVVQVEDPVPLVLVDASQIEQVFINLIQNACDAMPMGGLLTIRAQREDNSVLAITFADTGCGVPDSIKNLIFDPLFTTKPKGLGLGLAVSSSIIQRHGGYIDVKSKEGKGAVFIVKLPIVTT from the coding sequence ATGATTAGCATCCGTATAAAACTTATCCTTTTTACAAGTATGCTGGTGATCATTATCGGAGCACTCAGTTGCCTGTTCTTTCTCAGCCATGCAAAAAGACAACAAAAAGATGCGCTGAAGAGGTTGGGCACATCTCTTGTTATGTTGCTTGTTCAAGACAACGAGGTCAAACATGCCTTGCGCTCGATACAACCTGCATTTCTGGATGCCCCCATCCACAGGGTTCGGGAACTTGACAGTGAAGATGAAATTGGTTATTTGCGCATATCAAACAGTCAGACTGTTATGTTTGAAGAAAAGGCACCCTGGGTTAACGTTGATATGAAAAAAATTCCCTTCAGAAAAGATTATCAAAATCCAGTTACTACATTTTCCCGTACTGTGTGGACAAGAGGAGGTCTTCGGATTGTGGATGAACCTTCCCAAACTTCGGAAGCGCTGCTCTTCAGTTGCATTACAATGGATTCAGGGGAGGTGTTTTGCGATTTTGCAGCGCCTATCTTCGAGAAACAAACCTTTTCAGAGGAGGAATTTGCCGCACAGATTTTAGGTGAAGAAGGGGTCACTAAAGAGAAGGGGCAACAGATTTTGGGTTTCGTGCAGATCGGTTTATCTCATCGTAAATTAGTCGAAAGGATTCAGAAAATCATCTGGCAGAGCATTATTCCTCTGGGGGTATTTATTGTTTTCGGGGGGATCTGCGTCACGTTCTTTCTCACCAGATACATTGTTTCTCCATTACGACACATGGCGAGTATTACCCTTGATATTGCCAAGGGGGACTTCACCCGCACGGTGGATATCCATTCACAAGATGAGATTGGACAATTATCCACGAACTTTAACCAGATGACCCGGTCGCTCAGGGGGCTTTGTGATGAAAAAGAAAAGATTATGAACCAGTTACGCGAGCATGTTCATAGCCTGTGTCATGCAAATAAAGAACTACAAGAGGCGCAGGAACGTTTGGTACGCTCGGAAAAATTAGCTGCCGTCGGGAAATTGGCGTCGGGTGTTGGACATGAATTGCGGAATCCGCTGGGTGCCATCAGAAACTCCCTTTTCATTATAAAAAAGAAGATACCAGGTACGGGTGTGCCAACAGATACTCAAAAGGTAAATCAATTGCTGGAAATCATCGAGAGAGAAACAGAAAGGAGTATAAAGATCGTTAATGATCTCCTGGGATTCTCAAGGGCGGCAAAACCTACCGTATCTCCCACAAAAATTCATTCTATCATTGAATCTTCTCTTTCAAGACTCAAGATATCAGAAAAAATTAAACGGGTTGTACAGGTGGAAGACCCAGTACCTTTAGTACTTGTCGACGCAAGCCAGATCGAACAAGTATTTATCAATCTGATCCAAAATGCCTGTGACGCAATGCCAATGGGTGGACTCTTAACGATTCGAGCTCAAAGAGAAGACAACTCTGTTTTAGCCATCACCTTTGCAGATACGGGGTGTGGCGTCCCCGACAGTATTAAAAACCTGATATTTGACCCGCTGTTTACCACAAAGCCCAAAGGGCTTGGGTTGGGATTGGCAGTCAGCTCCAGCATCATACAAAGACATGGAGGATATATTGATGTAAAAAGCAAGGAAGGGAAAGGCGCCGTTTTTATTGTCAAATTACCTATTGTAACTACCTAG
- a CDS encoding response regulator yields the protein MTNVLSDKTCIMLVDDDLSMLQTTAAVLEEEGYEVLACSGGKEAIDKFHDAVFAIVLDINMPDISGLEVFEIIKSRNPYVPIIFHTGYDEREKRIDIRRHFRPHAYVVKGSDPEQLLDTVAGAVESCRNIRENVKLNETLRERNTLIEEFNRSLEDKVKRQVEEIQRTSRLKRYVSPQIAESIVSSGSDKYLMNARKLLTICFSDLRGFTEASESMEPEDTINLLNEYFAEMTKIIFQYGGTLDKFIGDGILVFFGDPIMYENHAERAVRMAIDMREKVRSLRNHWLKMGCNIDIYFGINTGYVTVGNIGSEIQMNYTVIGHQVNIAYRLLMEAMPGQILVTARTLSEIKDMVETEEIKQVKLKGIHKPVDVYNVL from the coding sequence ATGACAAATGTATTATCTGATAAAACCTGCATCATGTTAGTCGATGATGATCTTTCTATGCTTCAAACCACCGCCGCAGTACTGGAAGAAGAGGGATATGAGGTCTTGGCCTGCAGTGGTGGGAAGGAGGCTATTGACAAATTTCATGATGCCGTTTTTGCAATCGTACTGGATATCAATATGCCAGATATTTCCGGACTGGAGGTCTTTGAAATTATCAAATCCAGAAATCCCTATGTTCCTATCATCTTTCATACAGGGTATGATGAAAGAGAGAAAAGGATAGACATTCGCAGGCATTTTCGACCGCATGCGTATGTGGTTAAAGGCAGTGACCCGGAACAACTGCTTGATACCGTTGCCGGTGCAGTGGAATCTTGCAGGAATATCCGGGAAAACGTCAAACTGAATGAGACCCTCCGGGAACGAAATACATTGATCGAGGAATTCAATCGGTCGTTAGAAGACAAGGTAAAAAGACAGGTTGAAGAAATCCAGAGGACGTCGCGGTTAAAAAGGTACGTCTCACCGCAAATTGCCGAAAGCATTGTCTCGAGTGGCAGCGATAAGTACCTGATGAATGCCAGAAAATTGTTGACCATATGCTTTTCCGATCTGAGAGGTTTTACCGAGGCATCTGAGAGTATGGAGCCAGAGGACACGATAAACTTATTAAATGAATATTTCGCGGAAATGACGAAGATTATCTTTCAATATGGCGGTACGCTTGACAAATTCATTGGGGATGGTATCCTTGTATTTTTTGGTGACCCAATTATGTATGAAAACCACGCCGAAAGGGCGGTCCGGATGGCCATTGATATGCGTGAAAAAGTACGCAGTCTGCGCAACCACTGGCTCAAAATGGGGTGTAATATCGATATCTATTTCGGTATAAACACCGGATATGTTACCGTCGGAAACATCGGCTCAGAAATCCAAATGAACTATACCGTTATCGGGCATCAGGTCAACATTGCTTACAGATTGCTAATGGAAGCCATGCCAGGCCAGATCCTGGTCACCGCACGTACACTGTCGGAAATAAAGGATATGGTAGAAACAGAGGAAATTAAACAGGTGAAGCTGAAAGGGATTCATAAACCGGTTGACGTGTATAATGTTTTATGA
- a CDS encoding tetratricopeptide repeat protein, giving the protein MKKAYQSNLYLQSITISIIVVLTTITYLNCLPNQFVYDDTSTIVENRLIKNWGNFYDLITRDYFKYSGELTYRPLVTLSYFIDYFFWHLNPMGYHVVNVVLHTLNVILMYFLVLLLFRHYDTRKPQYHFNKLPSPSQGDNTEKGKLAHKTRLHIDQISNTCLALLTCMLFAVHPLVSEVVNVISYREDLIATAFLTASFLVYLLYKERGGTQVSLCDPFPKRDSGGFSLPGPSYTSTVSLYAGAMIAYFFALLSKESAIVLPALIFFFDLLCNANAGANDRSLPCFAVYKNVLKIIRFPFFLGYVGISILYLIVRFLVFHNPQEKIVYPEGSFFVNMLTMTKVLGRYIANIFLPLSLNADYHVLYLKTPLTLSFVIPLFVLISFVIIAIRLRKKRCFYRIMILATLWFFISAIPVLNIIPLANIMADRYLYLPIFGFCLFLSTTLLHLKLSIIKYPVIVSLMMFYIFITVTRNNVWRNEFTLWYNSSQSPLCSFTTYNNLGTQYNKKGYPDTALICYQKAIQKATEVGFTHYATVYYNMGNAYEKKNLPQQAVSAYKKAIQLKPDYQQAHNNLGKVYFVLNRYDDAIAEYNTAIAIDPNFAYAYNNLGVLYNNLGRQEDAVVAYKKALALDPQYSDAYYNLGNVYEARKQYDLALEVYQIALKIDPTQVYVHNNLGTIYDKKGLLEDAIAEYKHAIRLDSAYPYSYNNLGASLIKKGDKEDALAAFQKAVDLLPDQPDFHFNIGYTLLQKGDLKNALKEFKTTLKLAPTHTEALFCSGIIYYKMGEKEKAIKSWQGVLKLNPNHEKAKKYLDDFR; this is encoded by the coding sequence ATGAAGAAAGCATATCAAAGCAACCTCTATTTGCAGAGTATTACAATCTCTATAATCGTTGTACTAACGACAATCACTTATCTCAATTGCCTGCCGAACCAGTTTGTTTACGATGATACGTCTACCATCGTAGAGAACCGGCTCATCAAGAATTGGGGAAATTTTTATGACCTAATTACCCGCGACTATTTCAAATATTCAGGTGAACTTACCTACCGCCCCCTTGTTACACTCTCCTACTTCATCGATTATTTCTTTTGGCACCTGAACCCTATGGGATATCACGTGGTAAATGTAGTATTGCATACCCTGAATGTGATACTTATGTATTTTCTCGTGCTTCTCTTATTCCGCCATTATGACACACGCAAACCGCAATACCACTTCAACAAACTTCCCTCCCCTTCGCAAGGAGATAATACAGAGAAGGGGAAACTTGCCCATAAAACCCGGCTGCATATTGACCAAATTTCCAATACTTGCCTCGCATTGCTTACGTGCATGCTTTTTGCAGTACATCCCCTGGTAAGTGAGGTTGTCAATGTGATCAGTTATCGGGAAGACCTGATTGCAACGGCATTTTTGACAGCTTCATTTTTAGTCTATTTGCTTTATAAGGAGAGGGGAGGCACACAGGTATCCCTTTGTGATCCATTCCCCAAGAGAGATTCAGGGGGATTTTCATTACCCGGGCCTTCCTACACAAGCACCGTTTCCCTCTATGCGGGTGCCATGATAGCCTATTTCTTTGCCTTGCTTTCCAAGGAATCCGCTATTGTATTGCCGGCTTTGATTTTTTTCTTCGATCTGCTATGTAATGCAAACGCAGGGGCGAACGACCGTTCGCTCCCGTGTTTTGCTGTTTACAAAAACGTTTTAAAAATAATACGTTTTCCTTTTTTCCTGGGATATGTAGGAATAAGTATACTATACCTCATCGTCAGGTTCCTTGTTTTCCATAATCCCCAGGAAAAGATTGTCTATCCGGAAGGCAGCTTTTTTGTCAATATGCTTACCATGACAAAGGTCCTGGGGAGGTACATAGCTAACATTTTCCTGCCATTAAGCCTGAATGCAGACTACCATGTTCTGTATCTTAAAACGCCTTTGACATTATCCTTTGTTATTCCGCTTTTTGTACTCATCTCCTTTGTCATTATTGCGATTCGACTAAGAAAAAAAAGGTGTTTTTACCGTATAATGATACTTGCCACACTGTGGTTTTTTATCTCTGCCATTCCTGTCCTGAACATTATCCCACTTGCAAATATCATGGCAGACCGTTATCTCTATTTACCCATTTTCGGGTTCTGCCTATTTCTTTCAACTACATTGCTGCATCTAAAGTTGTCGATAATAAAGTACCCTGTAATCGTTTCTTTGATGATGTTCTATATTTTTATTACGGTTACCAGAAACAACGTTTGGCGGAATGAATTTACGCTCTGGTACAATTCTTCCCAAAGCCCATTGTGCAGTTTTACAACGTATAACAATCTGGGAACACAATACAACAAGAAGGGTTATCCGGACACAGCATTAATCTGCTATCAAAAAGCCATACAAAAGGCAACGGAGGTAGGTTTTACTCACTATGCAACAGTATACTACAACATGGGAAACGCATACGAAAAGAAAAATCTGCCTCAGCAGGCTGTCTCAGCCTATAAAAAGGCGATTCAGTTGAAACCAGATTACCAACAGGCACACAACAACCTGGGAAAGGTTTATTTTGTTTTGAATCGATATGATGATGCAATTGCCGAATATAACACTGCCATTGCCATCGATCCCAATTTCGCCTATGCATACAACAATCTTGGTGTCTTATATAATAACCTCGGCAGACAGGAAGATGCTGTGGTTGCATATAAAAAGGCCCTGGCATTAGACCCGCAATACAGCGATGCGTATTATAACCTGGGTAATGTTTACGAGGCAAGAAAACAATATGACCTTGCCTTAGAGGTGTATCAGATTGCACTGAAGATAGATCCAACACAAGTTTATGTCCATAATAACCTGGGTACTATTTATGACAAAAAAGGCCTTTTGGAAGATGCAATAGCAGAATATAAACATGCAATAAGGCTCGATTCAGCATACCCCTATTCGTATAACAATCTCGGCGCCTCACTGATAAAAAAAGGAGATAAGGAAGACGCCCTGGCTGCATTTCAAAAGGCTGTGGATTTACTCCCAGACCAACCCGATTTTCATTTTAATATTGGGTATACCCTTTTACAAAAAGGAGATTTGAAAAATGCCCTGAAGGAATTCAAAACAACTTTGAAATTAGCCCCGACCCATACAGAGGCCCTTTTTTGTTCAGGAATTATTTATTACAAGATGGGAGAAAAAGAAAAGGCCATAAAATCGTGGCAGGGGGTATTAAAACTAAATCCGAATCATGAAAAGGCAAAAAAATATTTAGATGATTTTCGGTAA
- a CDS encoding DUF4438 domain-containing protein codes for METNEKNLVEMSVIGEVSSPQSGPSPYSITPDGKPKILPGIGGITYNVKVGDNAIQWEADHVEPCVSVKNKDRDENGALNLLSCIGNIARVITGDAKGSTGVVTGKHGGIENVLVDFDDKTLERLAIGDKILIRGIGVGLSFPKYPHIKPINVSPDLLRVLPIREDETKDVLNIPVTHVVPAAIMGSGLGSQQCYRGDYDIQLFDRQNAEKYHLQTLRFGDIVAIMDADHTYGRIYRTGAVSIGVVVHSNCVTAGHGPGVTTLLTSAEGKIVPYLDSTANIGIYLKIGRFRKRSKKKS; via the coding sequence ATGGAAACTAACGAAAAAAATCTTGTAGAAATGTCGGTTATCGGTGAGGTTTCAAGTCCACAAAGCGGACCGTCACCTTACAGCATAACTCCTGATGGAAAGCCCAAAATATTACCAGGCATCGGGGGAATTACTTATAACGTTAAAGTGGGTGATAATGCCATCCAATGGGAGGCTGACCATGTAGAGCCCTGTGTGTCTGTTAAAAACAAGGACAGAGACGAGAACGGAGCATTAAATTTATTATCCTGCATTGGAAATATTGCCAGGGTTATAACAGGTGATGCAAAAGGTAGCACTGGTGTTGTAACAGGAAAACATGGTGGTATTGAAAATGTGCTGGTTGATTTTGATGATAAGACATTAGAAAGGCTCGCCATCGGAGATAAAATACTTATCCGGGGTATTGGTGTGGGTTTGTCTTTTCCGAAGTATCCACACATAAAACCAATCAACGTATCCCCGGATCTTTTAAGGGTATTACCAATTCGCGAGGACGAAACGAAAGATGTTTTAAATATTCCTGTGACACATGTTGTTCCTGCGGCTATTATGGGTTCAGGCTTGGGATCTCAGCAATGCTACCGTGGAGATTACGATATACAGCTTTTTGACAGACAAAATGCAGAGAAGTATCATTTGCAAACATTGCGTTTTGGCGACATCGTGGCAATCATGGATGCAGACCATACCTATGGAAGGATATATAGAACCGGAGCTGTAAGTATTGGGGTTGTTGTACACAGCAATTGTGTAACGGCAGGGCACGGTCCCGGTGTAACGACATTACTTACCTCTGCCGAGGGCAAAATCGTTCCGTATCTTGATAGTACAGCGAATATTGGCATATACTTAAAAATTGGACGGTTCAGGAAAAGATCAAAAAAGAAAAGCTAG